Proteins encoded in a region of the Photobacterium profundum SS9 genome:
- a CDS encoding LutC/YkgG family protein encodes MSTSRNAILSRLRDAKPEAKAMETITYQPWVSNDAQLTRQRFIDGLSASHAEIISTDRGALNNVIKNIVVSKQFSRIALGTAGEFHSDIVKATQSLETPAIETMTFDCDISDLKSELFNDVDAGITHCRAGIADTGTLVLWPDISEPRTLSLVPPCHIALIKRSTIVSNFAELMVTQAWQNNMPTNIVLVSGPSKTADIQQTLAYGAHGPSQLVVILIEDM; translated from the coding sequence ATGAGTACGTCAAGAAATGCGATTCTATCCCGTCTTCGTGACGCCAAGCCTGAAGCAAAAGCAATGGAAACCATCACCTATCAACCGTGGGTAAGCAACGATGCTCAACTCACAAGACAACGCTTTATTGATGGTTTATCTGCCAGCCATGCTGAAATTATTTCAACAGATCGTGGTGCATTAAATAACGTCATTAAAAACATCGTTGTAAGTAAGCAGTTTTCGCGCATCGCATTAGGCACCGCAGGTGAATTTCATTCCGATATAGTGAAAGCCACGCAATCATTAGAAACACCAGCAATAGAAACAATGACGTTTGATTGCGACATCAGTGATTTGAAGTCAGAGCTATTTAATGATGTCGATGCGGGTATTACCCATTGCCGGGCGGGTATTGCAGATACAGGTACATTAGTGTTGTGGCCAGACATTTCAGAACCAAGAACCCTTTCATTAGTACCACCATGTCACATTGCCTTGATAAAACGCTCGACCATTGTTAGCAACTTTGCTGAACTCATGGTAACGCAAGCATGGCAGAACAATATGCCTACCAATATCGTCTTAGTTTCTGGTCCATCTAAAACCGCCGATATACAGCAAACACTGGCTTATGGTGCACATGGTCCAAGCCAGTTGGTAGTGATTTTGATTGAGGATATGTAA
- a CDS encoding LutB/LldF family L-lactate oxidation iron-sulfur protein: MSQSNNGVHIQELAPEHFHDQAKAALADPQLRQNFRGAMDYLTDKRKTAFPDPAEEKHIRDLSEAIRQRCLSKLPDLLEQLETNCTNNGIQVHWAQNAEEANAIIATISQRHNAKSIVKGKSMVSEEIELNHEMAKLGIECLESDMGEYIVQLDGDKPSHIIMPAIHKNKQEVSDTFEKNLDNFTPTVDVDELIQTGRSRLRQKFHDADIGLSGVNFAVAETGTLCLVENEGNGRMCTTVPNVHIAITGIEKVVEFLTDVPPLYSALTRSATGQAITTYFNMISSPRRDGELDGPEEVHLVLLDNGRSQAFRDEEMRKTLQCIRCGACMNHCPVYTRIGGHAYGTVYPGPIGKIISPHMMGLEKTKDLITASSLCGACGEVCPVRIPIPEMLQRLRNEAKNPPKPGMPAMRGQEAAASKAESLAMKGFAFAASHPSIYHMGTWSATKMKALMPSNLGPWTQCRTAPKPASKTLHQLIKARKQGEKS, encoded by the coding sequence ATGAGCCAATCAAATAACGGCGTTCATATACAAGAACTGGCACCAGAACATTTTCATGACCAAGCCAAAGCGGCACTCGCCGATCCACAACTGCGTCAAAACTTTCGTGGTGCGATGGACTACTTAACAGACAAACGCAAAACGGCTTTTCCTGATCCTGCAGAAGAAAAACACATTCGCGATTTATCTGAAGCGATTCGTCAGCGTTGCCTTAGCAAACTGCCCGATTTACTCGAACAACTTGAAACCAATTGTACGAACAATGGTATTCAGGTGCATTGGGCGCAAAACGCTGAAGAAGCTAACGCAATTATTGCCACTATCTCTCAACGCCATAATGCAAAAAGCATTGTAAAAGGCAAATCGATGGTGAGTGAAGAGATTGAACTCAACCACGAAATGGCAAAGCTGGGTATCGAGTGTTTAGAAAGTGATATGGGCGAATATATTGTTCAACTCGATGGTGATAAGCCTTCGCATATCATCATGCCCGCGATTCATAAAAACAAACAAGAAGTCAGTGATACGTTTGAGAAGAACCTCGATAATTTCACGCCAACGGTCGATGTTGATGAACTGATCCAAACAGGTCGTAGTCGTTTGCGTCAAAAGTTTCATGATGCTGATATTGGCTTATCTGGCGTTAACTTTGCTGTCGCAGAAACAGGCACGTTATGTTTAGTCGAAAACGAAGGTAACGGGCGTATGTGTACAACAGTGCCGAATGTACATATTGCCATTACCGGTATTGAAAAGGTGGTGGAGTTCTTAACCGATGTGCCGCCTCTTTATAGCGCGTTAACTCGCTCAGCAACCGGACAAGCTATTACCACCTACTTCAATATGATCAGCTCACCCCGTCGTGATGGTGAATTAGATGGTCCTGAAGAAGTACATCTTGTATTGCTTGATAACGGTCGTTCGCAGGCGTTCCGTGATGAAGAAATGCGTAAAACACTGCAATGTATTCGTTGCGGTGCTTGCATGAACCACTGCCCTGTTTATACCCGTATTGGTGGGCACGCTTACGGCACCGTTTACCCAGGACCGATTGGTAAGATCATCTCACCCCATATGATGGGATTAGAAAAAACCAAAGATTTGATTACCGCATCAAGTTTATGTGGGGCATGTGGTGAAGTATGCCCAGTGCGGATCCCTATTCCTGAGATGCTACAACGCTTACGCAATGAAGCAAAAAACCCGCCAAAACCCGGTATGCCAGCGATGAGAGGGCAAGAAGCCGCAGCCAGTAAAGCAGAATCTTTGGCCATGAAAGGGTTTGCATTTGCAGCATCACATCCGTCGATTTATCACATGGGTACATGGTCAGCCACCAAGATGAAAGCCTTGATGCCCAGTAACCTAGGGCCATGGACACAATGCCGAACAGCGCCTAAACCCGCCAGTAAAACCTTGCACCAATTAATCAAAGCTCGGAAACAGGGAGAAAAATCATGA
- a CDS encoding FAD-binding and (Fe-S)-binding domain-containing protein: MEYNYQQLKNMLATRLAQDRIFTEEAQLLAYGTDASFYRLIPKMVVRLKDLDEVIFTIQACDQLNISCTFRAAGTSLSGQAVSDSVLITLTDDWREHQIHDDGHKITLQPGVIGADANKYLVSFGRKIGPDPASINTCKIGGIAANNASGMCCGTAQNSYRTVDSMKLVFADGTLLDTASEESIVAFEHKQPELISGIKNLCTDVRNNVELAQRIRHKYRLKNTTGYSLNALVDYSDPIEVIKHLMIGSEGTLGFIAEITYNTVIEHPYKASALIVFSSIEEASQAVTALAKDPVSAVEMMDGRAMRSVADKPGMPDFIQHLNLEAGTLLLESHASNQATLDQQCNAIMQTIAQFNVIESIAFTTDAHTVATLWGIRKGMFPAVGAVREVGTSVIIEDVAFPVENLAAGVRDLQHLFDQFHYDEAIIFGHALEGNLHFVFTQGFESPDEIQRYGDFMDAVAELVAVKYQGSLKAEHGTGRNMAPYVELEWGKDGYALMQQIKALFDPRGILNPGVIINDDPQSHIKNLKPMPKADDLIDRCIECGFCEPVCPSRTLTLSPRQRIVLYREIQRREAAGETAKSAALRDVFEYQGLDTCAATGLCADRCPVGINTGDLVKKLRTAKYQKFTPIARWTADHFTATTKMVSVGLKANELAQKVLGEKTVGKVTNGIRNLTGGKTPIWMPEMPTSNRHQPKNTKTHTGVNRKVVYLPSCASRTMGQQADNTDSRPLTEVTTSLIKKAGFDIIIPESLADQCCGMPYDSKGMTALAEQKSQQLEDALWQASEQGKWPVLMDTSPCAKRSIEQFTQPMEILEPTGFVLKYLLDHLSISPIEETVMLHVTCSSRRMGLENSMLELASACASEVIIPEHIQCCGWAGDKGFTTPELNAAAVHPLKEQVPDNCTRGFSNSRTCEIGLSHHSGIPYQSILYLVDEATA, encoded by the coding sequence ATGGAATATAACTACCAGCAACTCAAAAATATGTTGGCGACTCGTCTTGCTCAAGACAGAATTTTCACCGAAGAAGCCCAGCTTCTTGCATACGGTACAGATGCCAGCTTTTACCGTTTAATTCCGAAAATGGTCGTGCGCTTAAAAGATCTTGATGAAGTCATTTTCACCATTCAAGCCTGCGACCAGCTCAACATTTCTTGTACGTTTCGCGCAGCAGGTACCAGCTTGTCTGGACAAGCGGTATCAGACTCCGTGTTAATCACATTGACTGATGATTGGCGCGAACACCAGATTCACGATGACGGACATAAAATCACCCTACAACCTGGCGTCATTGGTGCTGACGCAAACAAATACCTCGTATCGTTCGGCCGTAAAATAGGGCCAGATCCCGCCTCTATCAATACCTGTAAAATTGGGGGCATCGCAGCAAACAATGCCAGTGGCATGTGCTGTGGTACTGCACAAAATTCTTACCGTACTGTTGATAGCATGAAGTTAGTATTTGCCGACGGTACGCTACTCGATACAGCCAGTGAAGAAAGTATTGTTGCTTTTGAACATAAACAGCCCGAATTAATATCGGGTATTAAAAACCTTTGCACTGATGTCAGAAATAATGTCGAGTTAGCCCAACGTATTCGCCATAAATATCGCCTGAAAAATACTACAGGCTATTCGCTCAATGCGTTAGTCGATTATTCCGATCCGATCGAAGTGATCAAACATTTAATGATCGGATCCGAAGGGACATTAGGTTTCATTGCTGAGATCACCTATAACACAGTGATCGAACACCCGTACAAAGCCTCTGCATTGATCGTTTTTAGCAGCATTGAAGAAGCTAGCCAAGCGGTTACCGCTTTAGCCAAAGATCCCGTATCAGCCGTCGAAATGATGGATGGTCGCGCGATGCGTTCAGTGGCAGACAAGCCGGGTATGCCTGATTTTATTCAGCATTTGAATTTAGAAGCCGGTACGCTGTTACTTGAGTCTCATGCCAGTAACCAAGCAACATTAGACCAACAGTGCAACGCCATCATGCAAACGATCGCGCAATTCAATGTGATTGAATCTATCGCTTTCACCACCGATGCCCACACCGTCGCAACCTTATGGGGCATTCGTAAAGGCATGTTCCCCGCCGTTGGTGCTGTGCGCGAAGTTGGCACTAGCGTTATTATTGAAGATGTCGCTTTTCCCGTTGAAAATTTGGCAGCAGGTGTACGTGATTTACAACACCTCTTTGACCAATTCCATTACGACGAAGCCATTATTTTTGGCCATGCACTTGAAGGCAACTTGCATTTTGTTTTCACTCAGGGTTTTGAATCACCCGATGAAATACAACGTTATGGCGACTTCATGGATGCCGTGGCTGAATTAGTTGCGGTCAAATATCAAGGTTCATTAAAAGCAGAACACGGCACAGGTCGTAACATGGCACCGTATGTCGAGCTGGAATGGGGCAAAGATGGCTATGCCTTAATGCAGCAAATCAAAGCGTTGTTTGATCCCCGTGGCATATTAAACCCAGGGGTCATTATTAATGATGATCCTCAATCACACATTAAAAACCTGAAACCTATGCCTAAAGCTGACGATCTAATTGATCGTTGTATTGAATGTGGCTTCTGTGAACCCGTATGTCCTTCTCGTACGCTTACTTTATCGCCACGTCAGCGTATTGTGTTATACCGCGAGATTCAGCGTCGAGAAGCCGCTGGCGAAACCGCCAAATCAGCAGCATTGCGTGACGTATTTGAATACCAAGGGCTAGACACTTGTGCAGCAACAGGGTTATGTGCTGATCGCTGCCCTGTAGGTATCAATACTGGCGATCTGGTGAAAAAATTGCGTACTGCCAAGTACCAGAAATTTACCCCTATCGCCCGCTGGACGGCAGATCATTTCACTGCAACGACCAAAATGGTGAGTGTAGGGCTTAAAGCAAATGAACTCGCTCAGAAAGTACTGGGTGAAAAAACAGTCGGCAAAGTGACCAACGGTATCCGTAATCTAACGGGCGGTAAAACACCTATTTGGATGCCGGAAATGCCAACCTCTAACCGCCACCAGCCGAAAAACACAAAGACACACACCGGAGTAAATAGAAAGGTGGTGTACCTGCCTTCATGTGCTAGTCGTACTATGGGCCAGCAAGCAGATAATACCGATAGTCGACCACTCACTGAAGTGACCACATCACTGATTAAAAAAGCAGGTTTTGACATCATCATTCCTGAATCTTTAGCTGACCAGTGTTGTGGAATGCCTTACGATAGCAAAGGCATGACTGCACTGGCAGAGCAGAAATCGCAACAATTAGAAGATGCACTATGGCAAGCCAGCGAGCAAGGAAAGTGGCCCGTGTTAATGGACACCAGCCCTTGTGCCAAGCGCAGTATTGAGCAATTTACGCAGCCGATGGAAATCTTAGAGCCCACAGGCTTTGTGCTCAAGTATTTACTCGATCATTTAAGTATTTCACCGATTGAAGAAACGGTAATGTTACATGTTACTTGCAGTTCTCGACGAATGGGCTTAGAAAACAGTATGCTTGAATTAGCCAGTGCCTGTGCATCTGAAGTGATTATTCCCGAACATATTCAATGCTGTGGATGGGCGGGTGATAAAGGCTTTACCACGCCAGAACTTAACGCTGCGGCTGTACATCCACTAAAAGAACAAGTACCCGATAACTGTACTCGTGGGTTCAGTAATAGCCGAACCTGTGAAATAGGTTTATCACACCACAGTGGTATTCCCTATCAATCAATCTTGTACTTAGTCGATGAAGCGACGGCTTAA
- a CDS encoding (Fe-S)-binding protein — MRIYPAKPVKVYFYATCLVDMFDPEAGLDAITLLEQQGIEVIFIEKQTCCGQPAYSSGYDKEAKQVAQSQMDLFTENWPVVVLSGSCGGMMHHHYRRLFKDDENQAHVDAFCDRVFEMTEFLVNVCRVKLNDKGESTSVVMHTSCAARREMNVHVTATQLLTQLDNVEIREQAYESECCGFGGTFAVRHPNISQAMVEDKTRHLSDTQASEFVSADWGCLLNINGALEYQGKPMRGRHLASFLLERTGGK; from the coding sequence ATGCGTATCTACCCTGCAAAGCCAGTAAAAGTCTACTTCTATGCCACGTGTTTAGTTGACATGTTTGATCCTGAAGCCGGTCTTGATGCCATTACATTATTAGAGCAACAAGGGATCGAAGTGATCTTCATTGAAAAACAAACTTGTTGCGGTCAACCGGCTTATAGCTCGGGTTACGATAAAGAAGCCAAACAAGTTGCACAAAGCCAGATGGATCTCTTTACTGAAAACTGGCCTGTTGTCGTGTTATCCGGTTCTTGTGGTGGCATGATGCATCATCACTATCGTCGTTTATTCAAAGACGATGAAAACCAAGCACACGTTGATGCTTTTTGTGATCGTGTATTTGAGATGACTGAATTTCTGGTTAACGTCTGTCGAGTAAAGCTCAACGATAAAGGAGAAAGCACGTCGGTTGTTATGCATACCTCATGCGCTGCTCGTCGTGAAATGAACGTGCACGTTACTGCAACTCAACTGCTTACTCAGCTCGATAATGTAGAAATTCGTGAGCAAGCCTATGAGAGTGAATGTTGTGGCTTTGGTGGTACTTTCGCAGTACGTCATCCTAATATAAGCCAAGCCATGGTTGAAGATAAAACTCGCCATTTATCAGATACCCAAGCCAGTGAATTTGTCAGTGCTGATTGGGGTTGTTTGCTCAATATTAACGGTGCGCTGGAATACCAAGGTAAACCTATGCGTGGCCGTCACCTTGCGAGCTTTTTATTAGAGCGAACGGGAGGAAAATAA
- a CDS encoding GNAT family N-acetyltransferase yields MKSNILQLEDLKQGKPVPLSNAFTIQLIRQEDFTDILTMLENPNVTKFLFFAPAPVALYEAFFLPIIENTEKAIASGEWPEHLTIIIRDHNHQYMGMAGLTQVMLLAGNFEVGFQLPEHAWGLGIGTLTCEYLTKVAFEQLNAHKVTADCYSQNLGSAGVLRKSGYVLEGNQVGYFHTAELTDDRLLFGMTASQYSAKK; encoded by the coding sequence ATGAAGAGTAACATTTTGCAACTTGAAGATTTAAAACAAGGTAAACCTGTCCCCCTATCAAATGCATTTACTATCCAGCTTATTCGCCAAGAAGATTTTACCGATATTCTAACGATGCTTGAAAACCCGAATGTGACGAAATTTTTGTTTTTCGCTCCGGCGCCAGTGGCGTTGTACGAGGCATTCTTCTTGCCAATAATTGAAAATACAGAAAAAGCGATAGCAAGCGGTGAGTGGCCAGAACATCTAACAATCATTATTCGTGATCATAATCATCAATACATGGGCATGGCTGGTTTAACACAAGTTATGCTGTTAGCGGGTAATTTTGAAGTTGGCTTTCAGTTACCTGAGCATGCTTGGGGTTTAGGTATTGGTACATTGACGTGTGAATACTTAACTAAAGTCGCATTTGAACAGCTTAATGCACATAAGGTTACTGCTGATTGTTATAGCCAAAATTTAGGTTCTGCAGGTGTATTGCGTAAGTCCGGTTATGTACTTGAAGGCAACCAAGTAGGATACTTTCATACCGCAGAATTAACCGATGATCGTTTGCTATTTGGCATGACGGCAAGCCAGTACTCTGCAAAGAAATAA